The Athene noctua chromosome 25, bAthNoc1.hap1.1, whole genome shotgun sequence region AACCACCGTACAGCTCATCCGCGCTCGGCGACACCTCCAGCTCCGCTGACTCCACCAACGTCACCTGAACCTGCCAGACCACAGCCAGGGCTCCATCAGCCCCCGCCAgaccccagccccagggccccctccccagccccactcacccgCAGGCACTGCCGCAGGTGGTTTAAGACGGTGGCCACAAGGCTGAAGGGCTCGTGGCGGACCACGGCGTAGGGCAGCGCCAGCTCCACGAAGAAGGGCTTGAAGGCCGTGAGGGCGGTGGCAGGGGCCAGCCCCAAGCCCAGCGGGGATGTGCAGAACATCCCGGCTTCCCACTTGGTGATGGCATCGGGCACCGTCACCGCCACCTCTGCAGagcccccctccctgcagggcgGTAGAAGATGGATCGACCTTGCAGGCTGAGTCTGACGGGCAGAGCCAGCAGAAAGAGCGTGTCAAACCCCTTTCTCTATGTCTGGGGACCATCGGTGGCCATCACATGCTTGGAGAAGGGCAGAGGAACCATCAGTGCCGTATCTCTTATGGCATCCCCTGCCTACAGAACAGACTGCCCCGCTCTCTCCCAGGTCAGTGCTGAGGTCCAAGGGAAGGGACTGGACATGCCTCAGTGTCACTCCTGCATACATGGACAGATCCGGAGGACTGGGATCTGCACACAGAGGTGAAGCGGATGCAATAAGGGCAGTTCCCTGACTCGAGGTCTGCTAGGGCTCCTTACTCACCCCACAGGGACCAGCTCCCATAGCCATGTCTCCAAGAAATCCATCTGCATCCCTGCATCCTGCCTGACACCCGCCTGCTCATCCTCCTCCAGTCCTGCTCCTGCAAACAGGGGCACGACTTGAATGTGCTGTCGCAAAGGATGGGAAGGGGCGGGACGTCCCcgcctgtcctgctgcagccagcgTGGAGGCTGTTGCAGGCTCTCTCCACTCACCTTGGGGGTATAAAGGTGTTACGTGGCTTTGTAACAGGCTGTTTGGTGCACAGCCCAGCTGAGTGTTGGTGACAATTTTCAAACCTGCATCCTGAAACATGACACATGAGAGAGAATAAAATGACGTGAAGCCCAGAAATATACCAAAAAGTCTTTCTGTCCCTCTTTGAAGCAAATAATCAACATGCACTTAAAGCCCCATGACAGAACAGAGCTCCCCAAGATCAGGACCCCCCACCACACTGTAACAGGTGTGCAGGAGAAGAATATCTGTGCCAGGGGGAGATGCAGCACCAGGGGCAGTTGGGAAAGATCTGGTGGATCTGTTCTGCCCACTCCATTCCCAAACAGCTCCGACCTCTGGGTTTGCTGCCAGTGGGAGACACGCACCCCCAAAAAATCAGGGGAGTGCCAGGCCAATCCGTACGCTTTACTCCACACCCAGATTTGTGATGGGACAAGCAGAGCTTAGCCCCGTCGCTGTGAAATGCCGCTGTGCCTGGACTGACAGATGCGTTTCACAGGTCTGTCCCAGGCTGGCGGAGTGAGGGGCAGGGCATGTTACTGGGGCAGTGTTAGAACTTGTTTTGTGAGCTCAGACATGAGCTGGGTGAGGGACCAGGTGCCCCCGTCACCCTGAGTAATCCTTCCTAGGAGGGCATGTGAGGTAGGGCTGGAGGGCTCATACCTTAACCAGGATGTAATGTAGGAGCCTGTCCGTTTGTCAGACACCGGTACCTCCCTGCGCCACACTCTGCGGAGGCAGTTTACCCAGCTATTCCCTGGCACATCAAAACAGCTAATAGATGCAAGGCCTGATGTTACGTTTGCGAGCTCATTCAACCCACAGCTAAATGAATCAGGTTCTTTAACTTCAGAAGGATAGCTGACTTCAGAAATCATTGGAAGCATGCTATAGACCTAAACGGAACATGTGAACTTTGGGTGAGAAAGCTATGAAACATTGCTGGCCCAGCTTTAAGCCCTTTTGCCCCAGACATCACCCCATAGTTTCTGCACCTCCTTGAGCATCGCAGtgatgctgctctgctgccagccccAGTCACTCTACCCCATCTCTCTTCTGCCTGAAAGCAGGGGATGCTTCCCAGCAACCACACCCTATTTTCAAGTTTGCCACCCCAGGAGGCAGCACAGAGAAATTCTGTGGGTCATCCTCCCCATTCACAATGCAGAATCTCCTCTGCAATGTCCCAAAGTTCCTGGAAGCTGGCAGAGGCTCACTGGGCTCTTCCAGACACCCCCCATTCATCCTGCAGGTAGGGACCTGCATTCAGGACTGCAAGGTGCCTACCATCCTCCCCTGAAATGGGTGACAGCAGAAGGaaactgctgtccccatggcccAGCAGCCCAGGACCAGCCCAGCACTGAGGTTCCTCCAGACGCACCGTGATGGGGTTGAGTTTGCCCCTGGCACTGGAGGGCTGCATGCGCTGATCCTTGGCGTAGATGGCACACAGTGACCCGGGGGCAGCCTGCAGCTTCAGGGGGAGCTGGGAGCCCACCAGAGCCCTCTGCTCTGAGAAGGACAGATTCACCTGGAGAGAGGGGAAGCCTTTGGGTTAGGGGAgaggggagctgctcccaggaaGGGCTCCATGCCACAGTCTGACTCCAAACACTAGCGGAGGATGGGAGTGAGGGCTGTGATCAAAACCAGGAGATGGTTTGCAAGAGTAACAAgaatgggagaggaaggaaaacccTCTCTGAAAGGAGAGTCTGGGACAAGGCAGTCGCGGGGGATGAGGAAAGGCTCTGCTGAAGAGCGAGGCTCAGTGCCCACATCTCCCCACCAAGCCCGGCAGGAACTGCCTTGACTTTGTCAGCTTCTGCTCACCGTGTTGGGGAAGCACTTGTCCACCTTGAGCTCGGTGCTGTCGGCCACCATCTCGCTGTCAGGCAGCACCACGTAGCCCAGCACCTTGGCCCTGGGTGCCAGCTCAGGGCCAATGGGCAGCTCCAGGCTGAAGGATCCTCTCAGCCCTGGGCCATGGGAAAGGAGGGGAGATAAGGACCAGGCACAGAGAGCAGAGCCCTGCACAGCCCGTCCATGCCTCGGGACCTACCAGCCTCTGCAGGCAGCTCTTTCCTGAGGACAGTGGCAATGGTCCCCTTGGCCAGGACCTGCAGAGGAGCGATGGGAACAACAAAACCGATCCTGAGCAGGGACATGGCAGAAGCAGATCAGGGAGGGTATGGAGGATGCTCAGGGAGATGCTGTTAGAGTCGCATCCTGCAGGAGGGATGGAACTGGTACCCCAAGACCAGAGAGCACCAGGCTCCATCCCTGAGTCCTGAAGCCAAGAgcagctgcccagggctggctggaaaTGGCTTCTGCT contains the following coding sequences:
- the LOC141970373 gene encoding alpha-2-macroglobulin-like protein 1, translated to MFQDAGLKIVTNTQLGCAPNSLLQSHVTPLYPQGAGLEEDEQAGVRQDAGMQMDFLETWLWELVPVGEGGSAEVAVTVPDAITKWEAGMFCTSPLGLGLAPATALTAFKPFFVELALPYAVVRHEPFSLVATVLNHLRQCLRVQVTLVESAELEVSPSADELYGGCICADEARTFRWGVKATRLGKVNVTVIANALRSEKLCGTEMPVVPAQGHVDTETKLLMVQRPRPT